In Primulina eburnea isolate SZY01 chromosome 3, ASM2296580v1, whole genome shotgun sequence, one DNA window encodes the following:
- the LOC140826116 gene encoding ras-related protein RABC2a-like, producing the protein MATSGQGQSNYDLSYKILLIGDSAVGKSSLLVSFISNAVDDLAPTIGVDFKIKLLTVGGKRLKLTIWDTAGQERFRTLTSSYYRGAHGIILVYDVTRRDTFSNLSDVWAKELELYSTNQDCIKMLVGNKVDREAEQVVRREEGLTLAKELGCLFLECSAKTRTNVEQCFEELALKIMEVPRFLEEGSTVVKRSIIKPKQEHQTPPRSGCCSS; encoded by the exons ATGGCGACGTCGGGGCAGGGGCAGAGTAACTACGATCTGTCGTACAAGATCTTGCTCATCGGAGACTCGGCGGTCGGCAAGAGCAGTCTCCTTGTCAGTTTCATTTCTAATGCTGTTGACGATCTTGCACCCACCATTG GTGTGGATTTTAAGATCAAGTTGCTTACGGTTGGGGGGAAAAGACTGAAGCTTACGATATGGGATACAG CTGGACAAGAGAGGTTCAGGACATTGACAAGCTCATATTATAGAGGTGCACATGGGATCATTCTTG TTTATGATGTGACGAGAAGAGATACATTTTCAAACTTGTCTGATGTATGGGCAAAAGAACTGGAACTGTACTCCACTAATCAGGATTGCATCAAGATGCTTGTTGGAAATAAAGTCGATAGG GAAGCTGAACAAGTTGTTAGGAGGGAAGAGGGGCTGACCCTCGCAAAAGAGCTTGGTTGTCTCTTTCTTGAATGCAGTGCTAAAACTAGAACAAATGTGGAACAATGTTTTGAAGAGCTCGCTCTGAAG ATTATGGAGGTTCCAAGATTCCTTGAAGAAGGATCAACAGTAGTGAAAAGAAGCATCATAAAACCGAAGCAGGAACATCAGACACCTCCTAGAAGTGGTTGTTGCTCTTCCTAG